TTGCTTTACGCTAAAAGGGCAAATTTACAAGCTATCTCTATTTTAAATCACGACAAATTTACTTAAATTTGGCTCTTTTTCGTAAGAGTAGTAAAACTACAAAAATGAGAATAAAAAATGACTTTGAAATTTGGCGAACTTGAAAAAGTTGCAACAGATGATGGCTTTATCTGGTATGGGGAGATGAAGCTAATGAGCGAAAAATTCGGTCAGGTGCTACTTTGCCTTGTTAGCACAGATGGAGCAGGCGCGGATGATGAGACTACTTTGCTAGCAGAGCGAATTGCCAGCGATATCGATCGGTACGTAAAAGAGGCGCTTGTCTTTTTAAAAGATGAGCTTAGGCGAGGGCGCTTTTTGAGCGAGGACGAGCTTAGCTTGCTTGACGCGCCAGTTTCCGAACTGCCATTTAGCTCGCCACAATGCACCTTTTATGCGCATGACAAGCAGTGGCTGATGAGATTTGCTGAGGGCGAGCTTGATATCTGCGAGCCTTACGGTATAGGGGTGATATTTGAGGATGAAAAGCCACTTTGTTTAGAAAATTTAGAGCTTAGCAGTGAGTACTAAACGATTAAGTTTTTAAATTTATGCATTAAAAGCTAGTTAAGATTTTTAAGCTTTGCAAAAAAATGATGAAAATTTTGTTTTTAGGTATTGGCTGCGATCAAGAGGCGCTAGAGTTTTTAAATGATTAAATTTTGCTGCCTTAGGTTTTGCGCCCAAAACAGCAAATTTATAAGCTATGCGTTGCAGCAGTCGCTTGGGTCTTTTTCTTTTGTGATCCTAGCTCTTAAGTCGTGGCGGATGATCTCTATCGACCAAAACCATACCATGTGACCCACAAACTCAGAGACATACTCATACCAAGGAAGTGTCCAAAGTGGCGGAGTGAGGCCAAGAAGCGGCAGTGAGATGCCGTGAACTGCGATAGTTGCTAAGATGCCAGCCATCACGCCTTGCCACATCGTGATCTTTGGAAATTTCTCAGCCACGACGCAGTAGCCAACGGCAAAGACTACTGAAAATATGATGTGCGTTAGCATCACGTAGTTAAATGCATGCCCTGCAAACTCGTAGATAGCAGCGTTTGGATCGGCGATACCGACATAATCTCTTAAAAACACATAAGGTGGGTTTAAGAAATTTCTCGAGCAGTCGATCGCATCAGCCGCTCTGATGGCACTTTCTGGTCCGCAAGCTGCGTTAAACATATCCATAGGGCTTCTTGGCGGAAGCGGCACTTCTGCGCCCCATTTTACAAAAGCTGAAACTACGCCAGCGACGAGGCCGATCAATGCAGCTAGAGCAAATTTTGGTTTGGTAGCTAAATTTGACATTTTGTCTCCTTGTAAAATTTGAGGCATTTTATTTCTATTTTATTTATGATAAGGTTAATCATTATTATAATTTATAAATTTATCAAAGCTCAAATGCTTTAAAATCATAAAATTTTTAGCCATTTTTGGCTAGACTAAGAAAAAATTTAAAGGAGAATAGATGTCTAAAGAATTTAAAGACGCAAACGAATTTAAGGAATTTTTTGAAGAATTTAGAAAAAAAGATGGTTACAAAGATCCAGTTGCTTTTGGCATCGCAAGAGTCGATCGCGGACAAAAAAATAGCGACAAAATTTTGCAAGCAAGTTACGCTGTTGTAAATTATAAAGAGAGCTTTTTAAGCGCAGCTGCTTTTATCTACGCCTTGCAAAAGTGCGATGTTGAGGTTGATTTTGGTGCTCACGAGTTCGTGACTGATCTCACGCCAAAGGTAGCAAAAAAGGCTAGCAAGCTCTTTAGTGTCTTTGAAAAAGATATAAAATCGCATAAAAACGTGGAGAATTTACACGCTGTGAAGATGGCATTTGATGACGATCTTGAGCTAAATGAGAATAAATTTAAGCTTGTATTTTTATTTGAGGACGCAAAGCCACTTAGCGTGGAGGCCGTCTATCTCAAGCTCTACTTGATCTCACTTGGCAAGGTCGCACCTAGGACTATCGTACTTGATGGAGCCTTTGGAGTGCTACCAAATGTCGCATGGACTAGCCAAAACATCCCAATCGAGCTTGAGTGGCTAAGAGAAAATGAAATTTCTCTAAAGATGTTTGGCGAATATCCAGCGATCGTTAGCGTTGATAAATTCCCAAGATTTTTAAGCCATATCATTCCAGCGGATAATACGAGAATTTTAGACTCAGCCAAGGTTCGCATGGGCGCTGCCGTGTATCCTGGCACAGTCGTTATGCCTGGTGCTGCCTACATCAACTTTAACGCAGGTACAACTGGTGGCGTGATGGTTGAAGGTAGGGTCAGCAGCTCTGTTGTCGTGGGTGAGGGCAGTGACGTAGGTGGTGGAGCTAGCATACTTGGCGTGCTAAGCGGCACGAACGGCAACCCTGTAAGCATCGGCAAACACTGCTTGCTTGGCGCAAACTCAGTTACTGGCGTGCCACTTGGCGATAACTGCATCGTGGATGCTGGTATAGCGGTGCTTGAGGGCACAAAGGTCTATATCTCGGCAAGCGAGCGCGAAAAGCTAGCTAAGCTAAATCCAGAGTTTAAATTTGAGGCTGAAATTTACAAAGCGCTCGAGCTTGGCGGGCTAAATGGGCTTCATTTTAGACAAAATAGCCAAACAGGTCAGATCACTGCAAGTGCGAGCAAAAGGGCGATCAAGCTAAATGAGGCACTTCATTAAAAGGAGCTAGCATGAAAGTTGGCATTTTGATGTTTGACAAGATAAATTTGTTAAGCTTTGCCAAAATTTATGATTTTTTGCATAAATTTGAAGGTTTTAACATCAAAACCTACGCCCTAAAGCCTGAGATAGTCGATGAATTTGGCGTCAGGCTTCATCCTGAAATTTACGCTGAGAGCCTTTATGGCGTGGATATCTTGGTCGTGCCAGATGGCGTTGGAGCGCTTGGGCTAAGATATGATGAGATATTTTTAAGCTGGATAAAAAGCTCAGCGAGTGCAAAATTTAAGATCGGCTTTGATCTTGGCGTGCTCATCCTTGGCGGGGCTGGATTTTTAGAGGACAGAGAGGCTTGCATAAGGGGCGGATATAAAAACGCGCTGAGTGGCTACTGTGAGGTAAATGACGCTAAGATGTGCGAGAGCAGGGGTGTGATAAGCGTTAGCGAATTTGATGATGAGATCAAAGAGCAGCTCGCAAAAATTCTAAGTAAAGATAAAATTTAAGGGTTTTGGCTCTTAAATTTGATAGAAATTTTATCTTTTTAATGAGCTTATGGCTTGTTTTATGGTGCTATTTACCGCTTCTAAATGCCACTTTATCCACGCTGTGAAATCAAAGTTTAAATTATTTTCAAGCTTTGTCGTCTGCTCTAAAATTTCATAATAATCTTTTTTATTTGCATAAATAATGCTCGATATTGAAAATGGCTCAATGCTCTTGCCAGCCAAGCAGTAGTGCGCCAAAGCCCTTGCCATGCGTCCGTTGCCGTCATCATAAGGATGGATGATCGCAAACCAAAGGTGAGCCAAAACACTTTTTACATAGGCGTTTTCGTGATTTTTATTGATAAAATTTAAAAAATTTCATCCTCTATGCGCTCTGCTGGCAAGGCTTCGTAGTGGATTTGCACATTTTTTGAAGGACCTGAGACGACGCTCATCTCATCATCTCTAAATTTAGCTCTTTTTATCTTGTAAATTTTGCTATGGCTATATCCAAACAAACATTGTGCTAGCCATGTAGCCGCTCAAAGTTCATAGGAGCTTTGTTTAAATTTGCTTCAAGTATTAGCAAGACTTGATTATCACTATATCTAGTCGCATGAGTATCAGCTAACCAGTCAAAATTTTCATCTAGCATCTTTTTTGCCGATGAGCGAATGCTTGATCTTTTTAGTCTCTCGCCCTCTATGAGAGATGAGTAAAAGATCTCATCTTCTAGAGCGTTAATTTGCGCCTTTAAAAGATCGTTTCTGCTGGTCTTGCTTGTTATCTCTTTTAAAATTTCGTGATCTTGCTCTAGTTTATTCGCAAGGGTCTATTACACTTTTATCAAAAGAAAAATTTGGGTAGTTAGGATGTTGCCATATCCAAAGGTTCTATATTTTTTACTTAATGTCTCGAATTTGTTTATAGTAGTAAAATTTTATATATGCATTGCTTTTGATTTGTTATTTGTAAAAAACTTTTTATTAGAAAAGAGCCAGCTAAAGTTAAGGCTAGATAAGATTATCTACCTAGCCTATAATCTCTTCTGGCATCCTTATAACCACGTCTATAACCACGATCAAAACCATCATCGTAGTCGTCATCATTATAGTAGCCTCCACGGTAACCACGCTGAAATCTATCAAATCTGTCGTACTCATTTTGATAGTATGGGCGGTAGTTAGGCGGATATGGCGCATAGTTTGGATCAACAGGATAGTAGCCATTTGCACGGCAACTATCCTCGTCAAATTTTTCTATTCCGTTGCGAAATTTGTAGCTTTCTATTTTTTTATCAAAGCTATCAATACTTCTTATGTCGCCATAAATTTTAGCCATTTCTCTTTGATTTATAAGACCACAAAGCCTAGCTTCAACTTTTTTTTCGTAACTCATAGAAAACAAAAAAGTTAATGAACAAAATAAAATGGCTATAAATTTCATCTTAGTCTCCTATTTTTATATTTCCGCCTTTGCCAAGACCACCTTTTACATTTTGGACTTTATAATCTTTTAGCGCGACTATAAGTTGGTTCATCGCGTCCATAAAAGCATTTACGATCATCCTGCCCTCTGGTGTCTTTGTGTAGCCACCAAGTCCAGCACTCACACGTGAAAATGAATTTGAGCCCATGCCAAAGAAGTCAAAGTTGCTATCACTGCCGACTGCACCAGCGATTTGTACGCCTGAGCGGTTGTCTATAAGAAGCAAAGATGTTTGTGTTTCGCTCTTTGAAAAGCCTCCGCTTACCTTGCCAGCAACGTTGCCAAAGACAGCGCCTACAAGTCCGCTGATACCGCCAGTATCCTCTTTGCTAAATGTGATCTCTGGCTGCATGGTATAATCAGCCGCTACGACTTGACCTTTGTGAAATTTAGAACCTTTTCTTAGCTCGCCACTAGCTTCAAGCGCGCGCTCTTGCATCATATTATCCATACTTCTGCCACGCTCGACGATGACGAAGCAGCCAGTTTGCTGAGCTAAGATCCTTAGCACCGGCACAGTTGAGCCAAGTTGATAATCTCTAGTTAGATATGAGTACCATGAGCTACTTTGATCTTCGTAAAAAGATAATGTTCCTAGTGTTTGGCTGCAACGCTCGATTTTCGTGTTGGCATTTTTGGCTGTATCTCCTGCTGCGGCACCAGTTACACCGCTATTGCTACTAGCGCATCCAGCAAATAAACAAAGAGCGGCAACGCTGCTAAAGACCTTAGATGCTAAAAATCTCTTTTTCATGAAGATCCTTTTTAATGTAATTAGAAGTGCAAATATTATAAGAAAATAATATTTTGTGAAAACTTAAATTTTAAAAGAAAAATATAAAAGTAAAATTTAAGCGGCCAGCAAGATGCCAGCCACATAAATTATTCGACAGTTACGCTTTTTGCGAGGTTTCTTGGCATATCGACATTGTTGCCTAGTCTAACGGAAATTTCAAGTGCAAGTAGCTGAAGCACTAGCATCATCTCGAAAAATTCGCTCATATAGTGATCTTGAACGCTTGTTTTTACGTAGTCATCGCTTAGTTCAAACTCAAGTGGGCTGATCGCTAGGATATAAGCATCTCTTGCAGCGAGCTCTTCGACGTTACTCTTTGTTTTTTCGTATAGTAAGTTTTGAGGCATTAAAGCGATCGTAAATAGCTTCTCATCTGCAAGTGCGATAGGTCCGTGCTTCATCTCGCCTGATGGATAGCCCTCGGCATGAAGATATGAAATTTCTTTAAGTTTTAACGCACCTTCAAGTGCTAGTGGATAGAAGATATCTCTACCGATAAAGAAGAAGCCATGACCGTGTAAATAGTGCTTGCTTAGGCGGTGAAGCTTCTCTTGCAAAGAGTTATCTATATTTAAAATTTGTGGGATGTGAAGAAGCGTTTTGATCTCGTGATCAAGCTCTTTTTTGCTGATAGATCCCTTTGCAGATGCCATTTGAAGCACAAGCATCCAAAGCACGATGATTTGTGTAGCAAATGCCTTTGTGCTTGCCACACCTTTTTCGATGCCAGCGCGAGTTAGAAGCGTATTATCAGCTAGTCTAACGATAGATGAGTTATCGACGTTGCAAATCGCAAGTGTCTTTAGTCCAGCCTCTTTTGCGATCCTAAGCGCCTCAAGAGTGTCAGCTGTCTCGCCACTTTGCGAGATGACGATGAAGAGCGAGTTTTTGTTTAGATAAGGCTTTCTATATCTAAATTCGCTTGCCACTTCGACCTTTGTTCTAACTTTGGCAAGCCTTTCAAAAAGATAGCTTGCAACAAGCGCTGCATGGTAGCTCGTACCGCACGCACAAAGCACGACATCATCGATACCTTTTAGGTATTCATCGTCTAAATTTTCAAGGGTGACTTTGTGGTTTTTAACTCTGCCCATGATGGTTTCAGATACGACTGCACCTTGCTCGTAAATTTCTTTCTCCATAAAAAATGTATAACCCTCTTTTTGGGCATAGCTCTTATCTTTTGGCAGTGCGTTAAATGTTATGCTAGCCTTTTTGCCGTGTTTGAAAACAGCTATCTCGTCTAAGCTCACGTAGCCGTAGTTGTTATCATCAAGATATGCTACTTCAGTTGCGTTGCCGATAAGTGGGGCATCTGATGAGGCAAAATATAGCTCTTTTTTGTCGCTTTTGCCTATCGCCATAGGAGCGGCATCTTTTGCGAAAAATATCTTATCAGGTGCGGTTTTAGTGATAAGTAGCGTCGCATAAGCGCCTCTAAGCTTTGCGATAGTCGCCTCATAAGCCTTAAATGGATCTTTTTTCTCTTTTAAAATTTCTTCAAAAAGATGCACGATCACTTCGGTGTCAGTTTGGCTCACAAATTTCACGCCCTTTGCCTCAAGCTCATCTTTAAGCTCTTTGTAGTTTTCGATGATGCCGTTATGAACGACAAATGAGTGCTCGCCAAGGTGTGGGTGAGCGTTTATCTCAGTTGGTTTGCCGTGCGTCGCCCAGCGTGTGTGACCTATCGCCACGCCAAAGCCCTCTGATGTAAAGTCCTTTGTCTTTAGGGCTAAATTTTCAAGCTTGCCGACCGCTTTAAAAAAGTCGATCTTGCCATCACTCATCACAGCCATGCCAGCGCTGTCGTATCCGCGATACTCAAGCTCTTTTAGACCGCTTAAAATGACCTCTTTTTTCTCTTTATCTCCGATGTATCCTACGATTCCACACATGTTTTACTCGCTTATTAATAAATTTAATATCTCTTCGCCTTTACTCTCAAGTCGCTCGTTTTTCTCGATCAAAAAGAGATTTCTAGTTCTATTTTTAACCGTCTGAATTCTAGCACTCGTGACTTGAAAATGAAGCCTGTCAAAAACACTCATCACATAAGCCATTAGCCCGCGCTGATCTTTTGCGTTGATGCTAAGTTTGGCGTAATCTTTTGAGTGATTTAGCTCGAAGTTTATCTCATCTTTGTTAATATTTGGTTTCAAAGGCTCTCTTAAAACCTCGCTATTCAGGGATTTTAGGGCTAAAATTTTAGTGTTTTCAAGCTCATGATTTTTTACATTTTGGTTAAAGTCAAGCCTGATATAAAATTTTTTCTCAAAAAGCTCAAATATCTCCATATACGCAAGGTCAAATTTGGCAAATTCATAGAGCAGGGCGCTTAAATTTAGGCTTTTGTTTGTATAAATTTGAATGCTTAAATTTTTACTATTGTTTATGAAAATTTCGGTTTCGTTTAAGCTATCAGCCACTTTGCTTAAATTTATGATCTCGCTCGCGCTATATTTTGTAAAGACTAAATTTGATGTGATCTTAAAAATTTTCTCTTGCAGCTTTGGCTCAAGCGCTAAAAACTCGCTATTTCGCTTTATAGACTGCTCTTTTTTTACTCGCCTTGTCGCTTCATCAAGTAAATTTTCATCGCTAAATGCGCTAAGAGAAATTTCATAAAGCTCTCTTAAAAGCTTTGCTGTGTAGGCGTTGTAAAGCCTCTCGTTTGTGGCGTTTATCACGCAGTAGCTAAGGATGTAAAGTAGCTTTAAGACCTGCTTGTCGCCAAGCTTCGAGATAAAGGCAAAGATGACGCGCTGTGAGTAGATATCCTCTCTGTTTGAGACGTTGCTCATTAGGGTGTGGTATTTTATCAAGATGACGCCGATGTTGATAGCTTTTTGGCTTAAATTTAGCTTGTTGGCATAGGCTCTAAAGATGTTTGCGCCGATATTTGCGTGATCTTTGCCGCCAAGTCCTTTGCCAACGTCATGCATAAGCGTCACGATCTTAAGCATCGTTTTGCCCTCTAAGCAAAGCTCAGCATAGAGATTTTTTATAAATTTATCTTTTATATTTTCAAGAAATTTGACACTTAAGATACTATGCTCATCAACCGTAAATTCGTGATAGCCGTCATATTCTGCTAGCTGGGAGATGTGCTCCATCGGTTTTATCAAAATTTGTATCATCTGCGCATCGAGCAAGGATTTTAAAATGGCGTAGGAATTTTCTCTTAAAAATATCTTCTTAAACTCGCTGATAGCGCGCTCTAAGCCATCTTTTGTGATGATGGCTCGCTTGATATAAAAGATCGCGCTTATATCAAATTTATAATCCACATCTTTTAGCTCTAAAAGCTCATTTATGAGATGCTCGATGAGCGCTGGCTTTTTGTGAAGTGGCACGTAGATGACGCCATTTATCTCATAAAAGCCATTTTTTAGCCTAGCAAATTTTCTTTGAACGAAGCTTAGCTCGCTTTTGAAAAATGGCCTGCAAAGCGAAGCTGCGATAAATCTTGAATAAATGGCTACGTTATTCATCGAGCTTAGCATCTTTTGGCTGATGACGCTCTCGTTGTCTTGCAGCTTTTTGGACTTTGTCTGCATGAAATTTGTCGTGATCTCGACACTTGAAGCGCTGAAAGTATCGGTGTTTTGAGTTAAATTTAAAGCACTTAGCAAGCTTAGTAAAAAATCCACATTTAGATTAAAACTAGCGATCTCTTTTTCATTCATCACTTTAAGAGCTTGCGATCTAACTGAAACGTCGCTATCAAGGCAGTTTAGTATGCAGTTTAAGCGGTAAATTTCATCGATCCCGCCAAAGCCACTTTTTAAATTTGGCTCTTGCGTCAAGTAGCTTATGCTAGAAAATGGCAAAAATGCCTTTAAATGGTAGTTTAAAAAGGCTTTTTTATCAAATTCTTTTATCTTTATGATCTCGCTTTTGACTAAGCGGTAGAGGCTTTTTGAGCCGCAGATGTAGCGAAGTTGCGAGGTTTCGCTTTTAAATTTAAGGTCATCTTTGAAATTTATAAAAATTTCATCCAATTCGGCAATTTTTATCACAAATTTCATGCCAGAGCTATCTAAAATTTCAGAAAATTCTTTTAAGAAATTTTTTATATTATAGCCCTTTAAATTTTTATAAACTAGTAAAATTTCAAGCTCGCTATTTGCGCTAAGCAGCGTTTGAGCGTATTTGCCAGTGGCTAGAACGCTAAAAGCAAAGCTGTCGTTTTGTGGTACAAACTCATCAAAAAATTCTCGCATAGTTTCATTTAAATAAGTTTTTATAAAATCATCATACTCTTTGGCTAAGAAATTTGTGAAATTTCTGCCTTGGTTTTTTTGAAAATGTTTTGGCAAATTTGCCTTAAAATCAAGAAATTTCTCTTTGATCCTTGAATAATTATCGCTATTTTTGGCACTTTTATCAGCTAGCATTTAGTGTTTCCATTGTTAAAAATATCTTGGCAAATGTTACATAATTTTTGCAAAAACAAAGCTTTATTTGCTTATAATAAAGCCTTAAGTTCAGCTTTAGGACGATATAAATAATGAATCTATTACAAAAACTAGAAAGTGGCGAGAGATTAAGCAAGCAAGAGGCTTTTTCGCTTTATGAGCTTGATCTTTTTACCTTGGCTAAATTTGCCGACAAAAAGCGCAGAAAACTGCACGGCAACAAGGTCTTTTTTAACGTAAATCGCCATATCAATCCAACAAATATCTGTGCTGACATCTGTAAATTTTGCGCATTTTCAGCCCACAGAAAAAATCCAAATCCATACCTAATGAGCCACGAAGAAATTTTAAAGATCGTTGATGAGAGCGTGAGCCACGGTGTAAAAGAGATACACATCGTCTCCGCTCACAATGCAACTAGCGGTTGGCAGTGGTATTTAGAAATTTTTAAAAAGATAAAGGCAGCTCATCCAGAGCTTCACGTAAAGGCGATGACGGCGGCTGAGATTGATTTTTTATCAAGGCATTACGGCTTAAGCTACGATGAGGTGATAGAAAAGATGCTTGAATACGGCGTCGATAGCATGCCAGGGGGTGGGGCTGAAATTTTTGACGAAGAGGTCAGGGCTAAAATTTGCAAAGGCAAGGTAAGTAGCGAGAACTGGCTAAAGATCCACAAAATGTGGCACGATAAAGGCAGACAAAGCAATGCAACAATGCTTTTTGGCCACATAGAAAGCCGCGATAACAGGATCGATCACATGCTAAGAATCAGGGACTTGCAGGATGAAACTGGCGGATTTAACGCATTTATCCCGCTTGTCTATCAAAGAGAAAACAACTACTTAAAAGATGTTAAATTTCTAGGATCAGCTGAAATTTTAAAGACTATGGCGATATCTCGCTTGGTGCTTGATAACGTCCCACATATAAAGGCGTACTGGGCTACTTCGACGCTAAATTTAGCGATGATCGCTCAGGAATTTGGCGCTGATGATCTTGATGGCACGATAGAAAAAGAGAGTATCCAGAGTGCAGCAGGCGCAAATAGCGCAAATGGCGTCACACTAAAGACATTTTGCGATCTCATAAAAACATCTGGTTTTACGCCGGTTGAGCGTGATAGCCTATATAACGAACTTAAAATTTACTAAAGGAGCTTGGGGTGAAATTTTTTGACTTAGCACAAAACAAAACGAGTGTGAAGCAGGAATTTGGAGCGGGACTTACGACATTTTTGGCGATGATGTATATTGTGCCGGTAAATGCGATCATTATGAGCAAAACTGGCATGCCTTATGAGGCACTCATCACTGCAACTGCGCTAATTACCATATTTTCTACGATATTAAATGGTCTTTGGGCGAACACACCAGTTGCGATGAGCGTTGGCATGGGGCTTAACGCTTATTTTACATTTGGTCTTTGCATAGGTATGAAAGTGCCTTGGCAAACGGCTCTTGGCGTTGTTTTTCTAAGCGGCGTGATATTTGTCGTCTTGTCTTTTACAAATTTTAGAATGTGGATAATAAGATCCATCCCGCTTGATCTAAGAAGAGCGATAAGCGCTGGCATAGGCACGTTTATTAGCTTTGTCGCGTTTCAGCAAATGGGCTTTATCGTAAATAACGACGCAGTTTTGGTTGGCATAGGAAATTTCAGAGATC
Above is a window of Campylobacter concisus DNA encoding:
- a CDS encoding YagU family protein, translating into MSNLATKPKFALAALIGLVAGVVSAFVKWGAEVPLPPRSPMDMFNAACGPESAIRAADAIDCSRNFLNPPYVFLRDYVGIADPNAAIYEFAGHAFNYVMLTHIIFSVVFAVGYCVVAEKFPKITMWQGVMAGILATIAVHGISLPLLGLTPPLWTLPWYEYVSEFVGHMVWFWSIEIIRHDLRARITKEKDPSDCCNA
- a CDS encoding tetrahydrodipicolinate N-succinyltransferase N-terminal domain-containing protein; its protein translation is MSKEFKDANEFKEFFEEFRKKDGYKDPVAFGIARVDRGQKNSDKILQASYAVVNYKESFLSAAAFIYALQKCDVEVDFGAHEFVTDLTPKVAKKASKLFSVFEKDIKSHKNVENLHAVKMAFDDDLELNENKFKLVFLFEDAKPLSVEAVYLKLYLISLGKVAPRTIVLDGAFGVLPNVAWTSQNIPIELEWLRENEISLKMFGEYPAIVSVDKFPRFLSHIIPADNTRILDSAKVRMGAAVYPGTVVMPGAAYINFNAGTTGGVMVEGRVSSSVVVGEGSDVGGGASILGVLSGTNGNPVSIGKHCLLGANSVTGVPLGDNCIVDAGIAVLEGTKVYISASEREKLAKLNPEFKFEAEIYKALELGGLNGLHFRQNSQTGQITASASKRAIKLNEALH
- a CDS encoding Fic family protein, translated to MAHLWFAIIHPYDDGNGRMARALAHYCLAGKSIEPFSISSIIYANKKDYYEILEQTTKLENNLNFDFTAWIKWHLEAVNSTIKQAISSLKR
- a CDS encoding gamma-glutamyl phosphate reductase; protein product: MSYEKKVEARLCGLINQREMAKIYGDIRSIDSFDKKIESYKFRNGIEKFDEDSCRANGYYPVDPNYAPYPPNYRPYYQNEYDRFDRFQRGYRGGYYNDDDYDDGFDRGYRRGYKDARRDYRLGR
- a CDS encoding CsgG/HfaB family protein; the encoded protein is MKKRFLASKVFSSVAALCLFAGCASSNSGVTGAAAGDTAKNANTKIERCSQTLGTLSFYEDQSSSWYSYLTRDYQLGSTVPVLRILAQQTGCFVIVERGRSMDNMMQERALEASGELRKGSKFHKGQVVAADYTMQPEITFSKEDTGGISGLVGAVFGNVAGKVSGGFSKSETQTSLLLIDNRSGVQIAGAVGSDSNFDFFGMGSNSFSRVSAGLGGYTKTPEGRMIVNAFMDAMNQLIVALKDYKVQNVKGGLGKGGNIKIGD
- the glmS gene encoding glutamine--fructose-6-phosphate transaminase (isomerizing); this encodes MCGIVGYIGDKEKKEVILSGLKELEYRGYDSAGMAVMSDGKIDFFKAVGKLENLALKTKDFTSEGFGVAIGHTRWATHGKPTEINAHPHLGEHSFVVHNGIIENYKELKDELEAKGVKFVSQTDTEVIVHLFEEILKEKKDPFKAYEATIAKLRGAYATLLITKTAPDKIFFAKDAAPMAIGKSDKKELYFASSDAPLIGNATEVAYLDDNNYGYVSLDEIAVFKHGKKASITFNALPKDKSYAQKEGYTFFMEKEIYEQGAVVSETIMGRVKNHKVTLENLDDEYLKGIDDVVLCACGTSYHAALVASYLFERLAKVRTKVEVASEFRYRKPYLNKNSLFIVISQSGETADTLEALRIAKEAGLKTLAICNVDNSSIVRLADNTLLTRAGIEKGVASTKAFATQIIVLWMLVLQMASAKGSISKKELDHEIKTLLHIPQILNIDNSLQEKLHRLSKHYLHGHGFFFIGRDIFYPLALEGALKLKEISYLHAEGYPSGEMKHGPIALADEKLFTIALMPQNLLYEKTKSNVEELAARDAYILAISPLEFELSDDYVKTSVQDHYMSEFFEMMLVLQLLALEISVRLGNNVDMPRNLAKSVTVE
- a CDS encoding HD domain-containing protein, whose protein sequence is MLADKSAKNSDNYSRIKEKFLDFKANLPKHFQKNQGRNFTNFLAKEYDDFIKTYLNETMREFFDEFVPQNDSFAFSVLATGKYAQTLLSANSELEILLVYKNLKGYNIKNFLKEFSEILDSSGMKFVIKIAELDEIFINFKDDLKFKSETSQLRYICGSKSLYRLVKSEIIKIKEFDKKAFLNYHLKAFLPFSSISYLTQEPNLKSGFGGIDEIYRLNCILNCLDSDVSVRSQALKVMNEKEIASFNLNVDFLLSLLSALNLTQNTDTFSASSVEITTNFMQTKSKKLQDNESVISQKMLSSMNNVAIYSRFIAASLCRPFFKSELSFVQRKFARLKNGFYEINGVIYVPLHKKPALIEHLINELLELKDVDYKFDISAIFYIKRAIITKDGLERAISEFKKIFLRENSYAILKSLLDAQMIQILIKPMEHISQLAEYDGYHEFTVDEHSILSVKFLENIKDKFIKNLYAELCLEGKTMLKIVTLMHDVGKGLGGKDHANIGANIFRAYANKLNLSQKAINIGVILIKYHTLMSNVSNREDIYSQRVIFAFISKLGDKQVLKLLYILSYCVINATNERLYNAYTAKLLRELYEISLSAFSDENLLDEATRRVKKEQSIKRNSEFLALEPKLQEKIFKITSNLVFTKYSASEIINLSKVADSLNETEIFINNSKNLSIQIYTNKSLNLSALLYEFAKFDLAYMEIFELFEKKFYIRLDFNQNVKNHELENTKILALKSLNSEVLREPLKPNINKDEINFELNHSKDYAKLSINAKDQRGLMAYVMSVFDRLHFQVTSARIQTVKNRTRNLFLIEKNERLESKGEEILNLLISE
- the mqnE gene encoding aminofutalosine synthase MqnE; the encoded protein is MMNLLQKLESGERLSKQEAFSLYELDLFTLAKFADKKRRKLHGNKVFFNVNRHINPTNICADICKFCAFSAHRKNPNPYLMSHEEILKIVDESVSHGVKEIHIVSAHNATSGWQWYLEIFKKIKAAHPELHVKAMTAAEIDFLSRHYGLSYDEVIEKMLEYGVDSMPGGGAEIFDEEVRAKICKGKVSSENWLKIHKMWHDKGRQSNATMLFGHIESRDNRIDHMLRIRDLQDETGGFNAFIPLVYQRENNYLKDVKFLGSAEILKTMAISRLVLDNVPHIKAYWATSTLNLAMIAQEFGADDLDGTIEKESIQSAAGANSANGVTLKTFCDLIKTSGFTPVERDSLYNELKIY